The Thunnus albacares chromosome 11, fThuAlb1.1, whole genome shotgun sequence genome contains a region encoding:
- the LOC122991884 gene encoding chymotrypsin B-like, producing the protein MVFLWILSCFAFVGAAYGSAIPPDISGYSDIVNGKEAKPHSWPWQVSLQKCNGFHFCGGSLINQNWVVTAAHCSVGWSTRVVLGAHNLRSSTEDVQVIGVGKVFTHPDYNSPTRLNNDIQLIKLASPAQINRRVSPVCVAETRDNFPAGTMCMATGWGRTSGNGTAPNRLQQAALPLLTNKKCSVNTIVTSKMICAGANGRSTCFGDSGGPLVCQKGGTWTLVGISSWVLDKCNPMEPSGYARVTALRAWIDQTIAAN; encoded by the exons ATGGTCTTCCTGTGGATCCTCTCCTGCTTCGCCTTCGTCGGCGCCGCCTACG GTTCCGCCATCCCCCCCGACATCAGCGGTTACTCTGATATCGTGAACGGCAAGGAGGCAAAGCCTCACTCCTGGCCCTGGCAGGTGTccctgcag AAATGCAATGGCTTCCACTTCTGCGGAGGCTCCCTCATCAACCAGAACTGGGTGGTAACCGCTGCTCACTGTTCTGTCGG GTGGTCGACCCGTGTGGTTCTCGGAGCACACAACCTCCGCTCCTCCACCGAGGACGTCCAGGTGATCGGGGTCGGCAAG GTGTTCACACATCCCGACTACAACAGCCCCACCCGCTTGAACAACGACATCCAGCTCATCAAGCTGGCCAGCCCCGCCCAGATAAACAGGCGTGTTTCCCCCGTGTGCGTGGCCGAGACCAGAGACAACTTCCCTGCAGGCACAATGTGCATGGCCACCGGCTGGGGCCGGACCAGCGGCAACG GTACCGCCCCTAACCGGCTACAGCAGGCAGCCCTCCCCCTGCTGACCAATAAGAAGTGCAGTGTCAACACCATTGTCACCTCCAAAATGATCTGTGCCGGAGCGAACGGACGCTCCACCTGCTTT ggcGACTCCGGCGGTCCTCTGGTCTGTCAGAAGGGTGGTACCTGGACTCTGGTTGGTATATCGTCCTGGGTACTGGACAAGTGCAATCCCATGGAGCCCAGCGGGTATGCCCGCGTCACAGCTCTGCGCGCCTGGATAGACCAGACCATCGCCGCCAACTGA
- the LOC122991882 gene encoding chymotrypsinogen 2-like: MVFLWILSCFAFVGAAYGCGTPAIPPDISGYSDIVNGKEAKPHSWPWQVALQVSGFFCGGSLINQNWVVTAAHCSARESDLVVLGAHDRSSTEDVQKIRVGKVFTHPDYNSPTLFNNDIQLIKLARPAQINRRVSPVCLAETTDNFPAGITCMTTGWGWTSSNGNLATRLQQAALPLLTNRRCSRFFSSSITSKMICAGANGISSCSGDSGGPLVCQKAGAWTLVGVVSFGRASCDTMSPAVYARVTALRAWIDRTIAAN; encoded by the exons ATGGTCTTCCTGTGGATCCTCTCCTGCTTCGCCTTCGTCGGCGCCGCCTACG GTTGCGGCACTCCCGCCATCCCCCCCGACATCAGTGGTTACTCTGATATCGTGAACGGCAAGGAGGCAAAGCCTCACTCCTGGCCCTGGCAGGTGGccctgcag GTCAGTGGTTTCTTCTGCGGAGGCTCCCTCATCAACCAGAATTGGGTGGTAACCGCTGCTCACTGTTCCGCCAG GGAGTCTGACCTTGTGGTTCTTGGAGCACATGACCGCTCCTCCACCGAGGACGTCCAGAAGATCAGGGTCGGCAAG GTATTCACACATCCCGACTACAACAGCCCCACCCTCTTTAACAACGACATCCAGCTCATCAAGCTGGCCAGACCCGCCCAGATAAACAGGCGTGTTTCCCCCGTGTGCTTGGCCGAGACCACAGACAACTTCCCTGCAGGCATAACGTGCATGACCACCGGCTGGGGCTGGACCAGCAGCAACG GTAACCTTGCCACccggctgcagcaggcagcccTCCCCCTGCTGACCAATAGGCGGTGCAGTCGATTCTTCAGCAGCTCTATCACCTCCAAGATGATCTGTGCCGGAGCCAACGGAATCTCCAGCTGCAGC ggcGACTCTGGAGGTCCTCTGGTCTGTCAGAAGGCTGGTGCCTGGACTCTGGTTGGTGTCGTGTCCTTTGGAAGAGCCTCCTGCGATACCATGTCGCCTGCAGTGTACGCCCGCGTCACAGCACTGCGCGCCTGGATAGACCGGACCATCGCCGCCAACTGA